The region TTGGCCGTGGATTATTCTCTGTAAATTCAGCAAAGACTGCCTTGTCGCCAAGAATTTCAGCGATGGCTGCACGATGCATTGCCGTATCATTTCCGACAAATAACACGTTTTTATTTAATGTTGTCAGCGATTCTGCCCAATCGACTGCCATTACATTTTGATCCTGTTTAATGGTGTTCAGCCCATCCGAGTCAAAGCCATATAATCCGGTATAAATCTGTCCACGTCTAGCATCAAACAACGGAGAAATGTATCCATCAAAATATCTTCCAACCCCTGCCACCAATGCAAGACTTGAGATTCCGACAACCGGTATATTCAAGCTCCAAGCCAATGTCTTCGCTATCGTCAACCCGATCCTAACACCGGTGTAAGAGCCTGGTCCCTTGGCAACCACAATCTTCGTAAGCTCTTTCGGTTTAACCCCACAATCGTTCAATAACATTTCAATCGCAGGCATGACCCGGACACTATGATTTTTTTTAAGATTGGTGATATATTCACCGACAACGGTCGTCTCGTCCACCAAAGCCAAGCCAAGTGTATGATTCGATGTATCTATTGCCAATACTTTCATTCAACTATCTCCTCACAAAGCTGTTCATATCTCCTGCCAACCGGCTGAACAACCAATCTTCTCGCATCGTTGCCATAATGATACAAAGACAACTCCAAGCGCTCCTCAGGCAGCTGGTCCTCTATAAGATGGGCCCATTCCACAACCGAAACGCCTTCGCCTTCAAAATACTCATCAAAGCCAAGATCTTCAAACGAATCCCCCAACCGATAAACATCCATATGATAAAGCGGCAGCCTTCCCTGATATTCCTTAATGATCGTAAACGTAGGACTATTCACCGTCCTCCGCACAC is a window of Falsibacillus albus DNA encoding:
- the tsaB gene encoding tRNA (adenosine(37)-N6)-threonylcarbamoyltransferase complex dimerization subunit type 1 TsaB, yielding MKVLAIDTSNHTLGLALVDETTVVGEYITNLKKNHSVRVMPAIEMLLNDCGVKPKELTKIVVAKGPGSYTGVRIGLTIAKTLAWSLNIPVVGISSLALVAGVGRYFDGYISPLFDARRGQIYTGLYGFDSDGLNTIKQDQNVMAVDWAESLTTLNKNVLFVGNDTAMHRAAIAEILGDKAVFAEFTENNPRPSELALLGMHEVGDDLHSLVPNYIRLVEAEAKWLVAQQNQDHE
- the tsaE gene encoding tRNA (adenosine(37)-N6)-threonylcarbamoyltransferase complex ATPase subunit type 1 TsaE; amino-acid sequence: MKKFELILSSPDETLEFAGKLGERLFPGAVLLLEGDLGAGKTTFTKGLAKGLGVRRTVNSPTFTIIKEYQGRLPLYHMDVYRLGDSFEDLGFDEYFEGEGVSVVEWAHLIEDQLPEERLELSLYHYGNDARRLVVQPVGRRYEQLCEEIVE